From a single Paenibacillus sp. FSL R5-0345 genomic region:
- a CDS encoding glutathione peroxidase, with the protein MSIYPYTARSIRGKDIELEQYKGKVLLIVNTASKCGFTHQYSDLQKLYERYEDRGFQILGFPSNQFGEQEPGSNEEVNVFCQINYGVTFPLFEKVEVKGENKHPLFTHLTEQAGFEGFDMNHSSGKLLQSMLESKDPEALNNDEIKWNFTKFLIDREGNVITRFESTVDPLDIEPAIEALL; encoded by the coding sequence ATGAGCATTTATCCATATACGGCACGCAGTATTCGTGGAAAAGATATCGAACTAGAACAATACAAAGGTAAAGTACTTTTGATTGTGAATACAGCAAGTAAATGTGGCTTTACCCATCAATATTCCGACCTGCAAAAGCTCTATGAACGATACGAAGATCGTGGCTTCCAAATTCTCGGTTTCCCTTCCAATCAATTTGGGGAGCAGGAACCTGGCAGCAATGAAGAAGTGAATGTCTTTTGCCAAATCAATTACGGCGTTACGTTCCCTCTCTTTGAGAAGGTTGAAGTAAAGGGCGAAAATAAACACCCCCTCTTCACTCACCTTACGGAGCAGGCTGGATTTGAAGGCTTCGACATGAACCATTCTTCAGGAAAGCTGCTTCAAAGCATGCTTGAGAGCAAAGATCCGGAAGCACTGAACAATGACGAAATCAAATGGAACTTTACTAAATTTCTAATTGATCGCGAAGGCAATGTAATTACAAGATTCGAATCTACTGTGGATCCGCTGGATATTGAGCCAGCGATCGAAGCACTGCTATAG
- a CDS encoding 4Fe-4S binding protein: MIELISLERCVGCKLCTKVCPTNVFEMQGKIPVIARQEDCQTCFMCEAYCPVDALYVAPQADQLIGVNEEALIQTGLLGSWRAEIGWGPGANGSMAERDTTPYFEVFTEQYRT; encoded by the coding sequence ATGATCGAACTAATCAGCTTGGAACGCTGTGTGGGTTGCAAACTGTGTACGAAAGTATGTCCGACAAACGTATTCGAAATGCAGGGGAAGATTCCGGTTATTGCGCGTCAGGAAGATTGCCAGACTTGTTTTATGTGTGAAGCTTATTGCCCTGTAGATGCACTCTATGTAGCACCGCAGGCAGATCAGCTGATCGGTGTAAATGAGGAGGCGCTAATCCAGACAGGGCTGCTAGGGAGCTGGCGGGCTGAGATCGGCTGGGGACCGGGCGCTAATGGCTCAATGGCTGAAAGGGATACTACCCCTTATTTTGAAGTGTTTACCGAGCAGTACCGTACGTGA